One part of the Anaeromyxobacter sp. Fw109-5 genome encodes these proteins:
- a CDS encoding translocation/assembly module TamB — MRALVAALRVAGWGLLGLVALVGVLLSAVTLFATSKAGGPIVAREVIRLVDDALAGRFELAGVAVRPDGTVEVRGLRVFDPDEHLVLAVDRARVAIDVTQLRRRTVGAAIALDGPSVLLEEEEDGGLSLVRAFSAAHPGPPRPEGPRTPPRGPGLEVRVSALAIRGGDVWWVDADGATRLEARDLDLDARGAWQRSAADVELRLRGMLDLPVAAPLSLDVVASREGDRVRAPLLRASVGGTAVSLIGHLDVVTLAGRAAITRLDVDRAQARTVVPELGGGEDAAATVYAESDGAIATAAARVEPRDGGPALGRRADAAVALRLDGARALGFDLALERLDPSALHAAAPAGDVTLTGRGALVGSSLEDLRADVAVSVARSRLRRGELGPGEVVARAERGAYDVRRLTLRAPGLSLDGALRWRPGGAVSGRVDADAADLGVAMRNLGALLGKELPDLRGSARVEAALSGTERAPVARATVSAPALRSGGLAVGGVKLDVSAEGPLRRPTVSVEGVVAALRSGGDEIARGLVLRARLADEEAVVSASAALPAVGDRPFALDARGRLGPRRDRLALAQLAIAYPGARWTLTHPAELRFAGPSVDRLELVADAQRIALEGGLTPRGGLDAHAKLVGVDLTRLPPGVIPRNLGVAGLVSADARAGGTRRRPLLDASFDFRGGAVRGLAGLDGAGTARWDGRARRAAVTLGVARADGGSVDLSADLPIPLDRSPAAPLAARVRGRALPVAPVLAAAGAASPLQGTVELDAALEGTVGAPRVRADATLAEGAYEDLGPFAIAIALEDAGERAELRASAAYDGVRALVLEAAAPLDLSEVIAGPSEALAALRGAPVEANVAVPGLELAPLAGVRGIPAGLEGTLEVRAALAGTIDAPRGSIAVGLARGVVAGYRDVSAGLAVALEDARVALTGQVALGGDPVLRLGGALEAPPERLLPADRLERTPLQLEVVVPRVQLARAAGADSTLPLAGTVEGRLSASGTLAAPVARVELAGSGVAVAGRPLGEVSVRAEHANARTRAQAAIRAVAGGVVELSGTLEAAFGVGVRGPPLREAPLDARLVARGLDLGVLAALLPGVVRSAAGPLTADVTAHGPLGRPRPRGKVTLTDGRLAVAEYGEWTAIALDAEVNDDTLELRTLSARRGHGTVRVWGAARALREQSSPVEAHVEARSLVIPRSGQELATIDVRGDATGTYAPDALRLEVKIPEGTLKLPRQTPRELQQLEQRPDIVVGKPKTDERRRRSGAGAGPGAKPFVLAVHAMAPGRLFVKSDDPPMNVELKADVTYELAGGNDYTSGEISVVRGFVEPIGGRHFELGRGRVQFTGGPPAAAMLDVEATYENPEATVTVTVTGPAREPEIRLSSKPPLDEGQIAMLIATGRTEVKSGSGDSSAFTGEEVGRAALGAVATRAFKNLVADKLPLDTVAVDSGAVRAGKYVTDKIYVGYVRRFDADVERGENENEARIEYRITPRWTAESRYGTSGSGGASLVWSKSY, encoded by the coding sequence GTGCGCGCGCTGGTCGCAGCGCTCAGGGTCGCGGGGTGGGGCCTGCTCGGCCTCGTCGCGCTCGTCGGCGTCCTGCTCTCTGCCGTGACGCTGTTCGCGACCTCGAAGGCGGGCGGGCCGATCGTGGCGCGCGAGGTGATCCGGCTCGTCGACGACGCGCTCGCCGGCCGGTTCGAGCTCGCGGGCGTGGCGGTGCGGCCCGACGGCACCGTGGAGGTGCGGGGACTGCGCGTGTTCGATCCCGACGAGCACCTCGTCCTGGCGGTGGACCGGGCGCGCGTGGCGATCGACGTGACCCAGCTTCGCCGCCGCACCGTCGGCGCCGCGATCGCGCTCGACGGTCCGTCCGTGCTCCTCGAGGAGGAGGAGGACGGCGGGCTGTCGCTCGTGAGGGCCTTCTCGGCCGCGCACCCTGGGCCGCCCAGGCCGGAGGGGCCGCGAACCCCTCCGCGAGGCCCGGGGCTCGAGGTGCGCGTCAGCGCGCTCGCCATCCGCGGCGGGGACGTGTGGTGGGTCGACGCGGACGGCGCGACGCGCCTCGAGGCGCGGGATCTCGACCTCGACGCCCGCGGCGCGTGGCAGCGCTCCGCCGCGGACGTCGAGCTCCGGCTGCGGGGCATGCTGGACCTGCCGGTGGCGGCGCCCCTGTCGCTCGACGTGGTCGCCTCGCGCGAGGGCGACCGCGTGCGCGCGCCGCTCCTGCGCGCCTCCGTGGGTGGGACGGCGGTCTCGCTGATCGGGCACCTCGACGTGGTGACCCTCGCCGGGCGCGCCGCCATCACCCGGCTCGACGTCGACCGAGCGCAGGCGCGCACGGTCGTGCCGGAGCTCGGCGGCGGAGAGGACGCGGCGGCCACGGTCTACGCGGAGTCGGACGGCGCGATCGCCACCGCGGCCGCGCGCGTGGAGCCGCGCGACGGCGGGCCCGCGCTCGGGCGGCGCGCGGACGCCGCGGTGGCCCTCCGCCTCGACGGCGCGCGTGCGCTCGGCTTCGACCTCGCCTTGGAGCGGCTCGATCCCTCCGCCCTGCACGCGGCCGCGCCGGCGGGAGACGTCACCCTCACCGGGCGGGGTGCGCTCGTCGGCAGCTCGCTCGAGGATCTCCGGGCAGACGTGGCGGTGTCGGTGGCCCGCTCTCGGCTCCGCCGGGGCGAGCTCGGGCCGGGCGAGGTCGTCGCGCGCGCCGAGCGGGGCGCGTACGACGTCCGCCGGCTCACGCTCCGCGCCCCCGGGCTCTCCCTCGACGGCGCGCTGCGCTGGCGCCCCGGCGGCGCCGTCTCCGGGCGGGTGGACGCCGACGCGGCCGACCTCGGGGTGGCGATGCGCAACCTGGGCGCGCTGCTGGGGAAGGAGCTGCCCGACCTCCGAGGGAGCGCGCGGGTCGAGGCGGCGCTCTCGGGCACCGAGCGGGCGCCGGTGGCGCGCGCGACGGTGTCCGCGCCGGCGCTCCGCTCGGGCGGGCTCGCGGTGGGAGGGGTGAAGCTCGACGTCAGCGCCGAGGGGCCGCTTCGCCGTCCGACCGTGAGCGTCGAGGGGGTGGTCGCGGCGCTGCGCTCCGGCGGCGACGAGATCGCGCGCGGGCTCGTCCTGCGCGCGCGGCTCGCCGACGAGGAGGCCGTCGTGTCGGCCTCCGCGGCCTTGCCGGCGGTGGGCGACCGGCCGTTCGCCCTCGACGCCCGCGGACGCCTCGGGCCGCGGCGCGATCGGCTCGCGCTCGCGCAGCTCGCGATCGCCTACCCCGGCGCCCGCTGGACGCTGACGCACCCCGCGGAGCTACGCTTCGCCGGCCCCTCCGTGGACCGGCTGGAGCTCGTGGCGGACGCGCAGCGGATCGCGCTCGAGGGAGGCCTCACGCCGCGCGGCGGCCTCGACGCGCACGCGAAGCTCGTGGGGGTGGACCTGACCCGCCTGCCGCCCGGCGTCATCCCGCGCAACCTCGGCGTGGCCGGGCTCGTGAGCGCGGACGCGCGCGCGGGGGGCACGAGGCGCCGCCCCCTGCTCGACGCGAGCTTCGACTTCCGCGGGGGCGCGGTGCGCGGCCTCGCCGGCCTCGACGGCGCCGGCACCGCGCGCTGGGACGGCCGCGCGCGCCGCGCCGCGGTCACCCTCGGGGTGGCGCGCGCCGACGGCGGCTCGGTGGACCTCTCCGCCGATCTCCCCATCCCCCTGGATCGCTCGCCGGCCGCGCCGCTCGCCGCGCGGGTCCGCGGGCGCGCGCTGCCCGTCGCGCCCGTCCTCGCCGCCGCGGGGGCCGCCTCTCCGCTCCAGGGGACCGTCGAGCTCGACGCGGCGCTGGAGGGGACGGTCGGGGCGCCGCGCGTGCGTGCGGACGCGACGCTCGCGGAGGGGGCGTACGAGGACCTCGGGCCGTTCGCGATCGCGATCGCGCTCGAGGACGCCGGGGAGCGGGCCGAGCTGCGCGCGAGCGCGGCGTACGACGGCGTGCGCGCGCTCGTGCTCGAGGCGGCCGCGCCGCTGGACCTGTCGGAGGTGATCGCCGGCCCCTCGGAGGCGCTCGCGGCGCTGCGCGGGGCGCCGGTGGAGGCGAACGTCGCGGTCCCTGGCCTCGAGCTCGCCCCGCTCGCGGGCGTGCGCGGGATCCCTGCGGGGCTCGAGGGCACCCTCGAGGTGCGCGCGGCGCTCGCAGGCACGATCGACGCGCCGCGCGGGAGCATCGCGGTCGGCCTGGCCCGTGGAGTGGTGGCGGGCTACCGCGACGTGAGCGCGGGCCTCGCGGTCGCCCTCGAGGACGCCCGGGTCGCCCTCACGGGCCAGGTCGCGCTGGGAGGGGATCCGGTGCTGCGGCTGGGGGGCGCGCTCGAGGCGCCCCCGGAGCGGCTCCTCCCGGCGGATCGCCTGGAGAGGACGCCCCTCCAGCTCGAGGTGGTGGTGCCGCGCGTTCAGCTCGCGCGGGCGGCGGGCGCGGACTCGACGCTCCCGCTCGCGGGCACCGTCGAGGGCCGCCTGTCGGCGTCGGGTACGCTCGCCGCCCCGGTCGCGCGGGTCGAGCTCGCGGGCAGCGGCGTCGCCGTGGCCGGGCGCCCCCTCGGCGAGGTGTCGGTTCGCGCCGAGCACGCGAACGCGCGCACCCGGGCGCAAGCGGCCATCCGCGCGGTCGCGGGGGGCGTCGTCGAGCTGTCGGGGACGCTGGAGGCGGCGTTCGGGGTGGGCGTGCGCGGTCCGCCGCTGCGGGAGGCACCCCTCGACGCCCGCCTCGTGGCCCGCGGGCTCGACCTCGGGGTCCTCGCCGCGCTGCTCCCGGGCGTGGTGCGCAGCGCCGCCGGGCCGCTCACCGCCGACGTGACGGCGCACGGTCCGCTCGGGCGGCCGCGGCCCCGTGGCAAGGTGACGCTGACCGACGGACGGCTCGCCGTCGCGGAGTACGGCGAGTGGACGGCCATCGCGCTCGACGCGGAGGTGAACGACGACACCCTCGAGCTCCGCACCCTGTCCGCTCGCCGGGGGCACGGCACGGTCCGCGTGTGGGGGGCCGCCCGCGCCCTGCGGGAGCAGAGCTCGCCGGTGGAGGCCCACGTCGAGGCGAGATCGCTCGTGATCCCCCGGTCCGGCCAGGAGCTCGCGACCATCGATGTCCGCGGGGACGCCACCGGGACGTACGCCCCCGACGCGCTGCGCCTCGAGGTGAAGATCCCCGAGGGCACGCTGAAGCTCCCTCGGCAGACTCCGCGCGAGCTCCAGCAGCTGGAGCAGCGGCCGGACATCGTGGTGGGCAAGCCGAAGACCGACGAGCGGCGCCGGCGGTCCGGGGCCGGCGCGGGGCCCGGGGCGAAGCCGTTCGTGCTGGCGGTGCACGCCATGGCGCCCGGAAGGCTCTTCGTGAAGAGCGACGATCCTCCCATGAACGTGGAGCTCAAGGCCGACGTGACCTACGAGCTGGCCGGCGGGAACGACTACACCTCGGGCGAGATCTCCGTGGTGCGCGGGTTCGTGGAGCCCATCGGCGGGCGCCACTTCGAGCTCGGCCGCGGGCGCGTCCAGTTCACCGGCGGCCCGCCGGCCGCGGCCATGCTCGACGTCGAGGCGACCTACGAGAACCCGGAGGCGACGGTCACCGTCACGGTGACGGGCCCGGCGAGGGAGCCGGAGATCCGGCTCTCCTCGAAGCCGCCGCTCGACGAAGGGCAGATCGCGATGCTGATCGCGACCGGCCGGACCGAGGTGAAGTCCGGCTCCGGGGACTCGAGCGCGTTCACGGGCGAGGAGGTCGGCAGGGCCGCGCTGGGCGCGGTGGCCACCCGGGCGTTCAAGAACCTCGTGGCGGACAAGCTCCCGCTCGACACGGTCGCCGTGGACTCGGGAGCGGTGCGGGCCGGAAAGTACGTGACGGACAAGATCTACGTCGGCTACGTGCGGCGCTTCGACGCGGACGTCGAGCGCGGAGAGAACGAGAACGAGGCGCGCATCGAGTACCGGATCACGCCGCGCTGGACGGCCGAGTCGCGCTACGGCACTTCCGGCTCGGGCGGCGCCAGCCTGGTGTGGTCGAAGAGCTACTGA
- a CDS encoding membrane protein produces the protein MDRRRSLVVTAALAGLWLAVGYVNVARGAAHAGPGYRFWSFQHHCYSDVIALHGDRYLGGSHPLPYLEDRIEYPVLLGIALWLPSYAPGGALGHFTATYLVLAACLAAALLALARLPGALPWWLGATPALVYYAGLNWDVLPIALLSGALLAQERGRAGAGAAAAALGVSAKLFPATLVPAALAALAATRPRALLRYAVVFAGVVLAVNLPFALAAPERWSWFFRFNAGRGAENSVWQALAVPRGPLLEALSAGPLAAAAIAGAVATACAARRGGDAARAARLATALALVVWIATNKVWSPQYALYGFLAGALAAGPAALFAALTAVSIWDFHVAFEVRARRWEPWFRDHLFHPTAVVRTLLWLALAALIARALWREARGPADAATGGRAGPGGATLGARQ, from the coding sequence GTGGACCGCCGCCGCTCGCTCGTCGTGACCGCCGCGCTCGCTGGGCTGTGGCTCGCCGTGGGCTACGTCAACGTCGCCCGCGGCGCGGCCCACGCCGGGCCGGGCTACCGGTTCTGGTCCTTCCAGCACCACTGCTACTCCGACGTCATCGCCCTGCACGGCGATCGCTACCTCGGGGGTTCGCACCCGCTCCCGTACCTCGAGGACCGCATCGAGTACCCGGTGCTGCTCGGGATCGCCCTCTGGCTCCCGTCGTACGCGCCGGGAGGGGCGCTCGGTCACTTCACCGCCACCTACCTGGTCCTCGCCGCGTGCCTCGCCGCCGCGCTCCTCGCCCTGGCGCGGCTCCCCGGCGCCCTGCCCTGGTGGCTCGGGGCGACGCCCGCGCTCGTCTACTACGCGGGGCTGAACTGGGACGTGCTCCCCATCGCCCTCCTCTCGGGCGCGCTGCTGGCGCAGGAGCGCGGCCGCGCCGGCGCGGGGGCGGCGGCGGCGGCGCTGGGCGTGTCGGCGAAGCTCTTCCCGGCGACGCTCGTCCCGGCCGCGCTCGCCGCGCTCGCCGCGACCCGGCCGCGTGCGCTCCTCCGCTACGCGGTGGTCTTCGCCGGCGTCGTCCTCGCCGTGAACCTCCCCTTCGCGCTGGCCGCCCCCGAGCGCTGGAGCTGGTTCTTCCGCTTCAACGCCGGCCGGGGCGCCGAGAACTCCGTGTGGCAGGCCCTCGCCGTCCCGCGCGGCCCCCTCCTCGAGGCGCTCTCCGCCGGGCCCCTCGCGGCCGCCGCGATCGCCGGCGCCGTCGCGACCGCCTGCGCCGCCCGCCGCGGCGGCGACGCCGCGCGCGCGGCGCGGCTCGCCACCGCGCTGGCGCTGGTGGTCTGGATCGCGACGAACAAGGTCTGGAGCCCGCAGTACGCGCTGTACGGCTTCCTGGCGGGCGCGCTCGCGGCCGGCCCCGCCGCGCTGTTCGCGGCGCTCACCGCGGTGTCGATCTGGGACTTCCACGTGGCGTTCGAGGTCCGGGCCCGGCGCTGGGAGCCGTGGTTCCGCGACCACCTGTTCCACCCCACCGCCGTCGTGCGCACCCTGCTCTGGCTCGCGCTCGCGGCGCTCATCGCCCGGGCGCTCTGGCGCGAGGCGCGCGGGCCGGCGGACGCCGCGACCGGCGGGCGCGCCGGCCCGGGCGGTGCGACGCTCGGGGCCCGTCAGTAG
- a CDS encoding DedA family protein — protein MASFSGLAQTLADAVSRTGPAAPAILFAASFVEYVFPPFPGDLVVVLGAWYAVDGALSWPATFVSVTAGAMLGAWIDYRVGAAVGRRLDRRLSGTRSLSAERLLRFEASYRRWGALLLVSNRFFPGVRAFFFLAAGAAGIPLRRVLLYGGLSAALWNAVLLGAGALFARNVEELVHLFEHYTYAAWWALGGVAAVALAGALWRRHAARKASRAAGEER, from the coding sequence GTGGCCTCCTTCTCCGGGCTCGCCCAGACGCTCGCCGACGCCGTCTCGCGGACCGGGCCGGCCGCGCCGGCCATCCTGTTCGCCGCGAGCTTCGTCGAGTACGTGTTCCCGCCGTTCCCGGGCGACCTCGTCGTGGTGCTCGGCGCCTGGTACGCGGTGGACGGCGCGCTCTCCTGGCCCGCCACGTTCGTCTCGGTCACGGCCGGCGCCATGCTGGGGGCCTGGATCGACTACCGGGTGGGCGCCGCCGTCGGCCGGCGCCTCGACCGGCGGCTCTCGGGGACTCGATCGCTCTCGGCGGAGAGGCTGCTCCGCTTCGAGGCGAGCTACCGGCGCTGGGGCGCGCTGCTGCTCGTCTCGAATCGGTTCTTCCCCGGCGTCCGCGCGTTCTTCTTCCTCGCCGCCGGCGCCGCGGGGATCCCCCTCCGCCGCGTGCTGCTGTACGGCGGGCTCTCCGCCGCGCTCTGGAACGCGGTGCTGCTCGGCGCGGGGGCCCTCTTCGCGCGCAACGTGGAGGAGCTCGTCCACCTGTTCGAGCACTACACGTACGCCGCGTGGTGGGCGCTCGGGGGCGTCGCCGCGGTCGCGCTCGCCGGCGCGCTGTGGCGCCGCCACGCCGCCCGCAAGGCCTCGCGCGCGGCCGGAGAGGAGCGATGA
- a CDS encoding transglutaminase domain-containing protein has protein sequence MSAAAALAALLALGLPEGAARYRVELGGVTVGLAELELRCGRERCRARWETRLRLPEEAGGAVTTRRFETELDRAGRAVGRMRRTRDAEIARLEVPSGRVPAGLAEALLATAAGRGEAACVEVFEEETLATGRACGAWEGDTLHATVLGVEERVTFAADGLPETVALASDGARFLRDRRAAVPSRPPRLTARVAGPGDPARAESFCGVPVDPPPPRAPPGLPAPRAAGESCREKTAAYLATAAAAGHEGRTAIGVAWDGDGFVWHAWAELLADGSWVPVDPSFGELPARGPRFTVARHGAGRAAALAAGRRVLACWGRAGVLAR, from the coding sequence ATGAGCGCCGCGGCCGCCCTCGCGGCGCTGCTCGCCCTGGGGCTGCCGGAGGGCGCCGCGCGCTACCGCGTCGAGCTGGGCGGCGTGACGGTGGGCCTGGCGGAGCTCGAGCTCCGCTGCGGCCGGGAGCGCTGCCGCGCGCGGTGGGAGACGCGCCTGCGCCTGCCCGAGGAGGCGGGCGGGGCCGTGACGACGCGCCGCTTCGAGACCGAGCTCGATCGCGCGGGGCGCGCCGTCGGGCGGATGCGAAGGACCCGCGACGCCGAGATCGCGAGGCTGGAGGTCCCCTCGGGGCGGGTCCCGGCGGGCCTCGCCGAGGCGCTGCTCGCGACCGCCGCCGGTCGGGGCGAGGCGGCGTGCGTGGAGGTCTTCGAGGAGGAGACCCTCGCGACCGGCCGCGCCTGCGGCGCGTGGGAGGGCGACACGCTCCACGCGACCGTGCTCGGCGTCGAGGAGCGGGTGACGTTCGCGGCCGACGGCCTCCCCGAGACGGTCGCGCTCGCGAGCGACGGGGCGCGCTTCCTCCGCGATCGGCGCGCCGCCGTGCCCTCTCGCCCGCCGCGCCTCACGGCGCGCGTGGCCGGCCCGGGGGATCCCGCGCGCGCCGAGAGCTTCTGCGGCGTGCCGGTCGACCCTCCCCCGCCGCGGGCGCCGCCGGGGCTCCCCGCGCCGCGGGCGGCCGGCGAGAGCTGCCGCGAGAAGACCGCGGCCTACCTCGCGACCGCCGCCGCCGCCGGGCACGAGGGGCGCACCGCGATCGGCGTCGCGTGGGACGGGGACGGCTTCGTGTGGCACGCGTGGGCGGAGCTCCTCGCGGACGGGAGCTGGGTGCCGGTGGATCCGTCGTTCGGAGAGCTGCCCGCGCGCGGTCCGCGCTTCACGGTGGCGCGCCACGGCGCCGGACGCGCGGCCGCCCTGGCCGCCGGGCGCCGCGTCCTCGCCTGCTGGGGCAGGGCGGGGGTGCTCGCTCGCTGA
- a CDS encoding M20 family metallopeptidase, protein MAARLDDALTWLAGQRGAMESLLERLVTVNSFTGNKAGVQSVANLVAGQLRTLGLSVELRPSARFGPHLLFSGAADGAPVFLLGHTDTVFPPGTFEGFRRDGARAVGPGVFDMKGGIVVMLFGLVAAKRAGLLERVAVRGILVADEEVGSPESQPLTRTHAQGAACALGFESGRPGDLLVTRRKGVGSLHAEARGVASHAGNEHDKGRNAIWSIARFVDRVQGLTDYERGVTVSVGLVSGGTTKNTVPAEARCDVDLRFETAADGLALAEAAEAIAAEAAVPGTTLALSRGGWRDPLERTQASSALAKEYGDCQRESGLGLGEAPLVGGGSDACTTGAAGIPSIDGLGPRGRGFHTAGEEVDLSTLVPKASAFLRFLARRGA, encoded by the coding sequence ATGGCCGCTCGCCTCGACGACGCGCTCACCTGGCTCGCAGGCCAGCGGGGCGCGATGGAGTCGCTCCTCGAGCGGCTCGTCACGGTGAACTCCTTCACCGGGAACAAGGCCGGGGTGCAGTCGGTGGCGAACCTCGTGGCGGGCCAGCTCCGCACCCTCGGCCTCTCCGTCGAGCTGCGCCCGTCGGCGCGCTTCGGGCCCCACCTGCTCTTCTCCGGCGCGGCGGACGGCGCGCCGGTCTTCCTGCTCGGCCACACCGACACGGTCTTCCCGCCGGGGACGTTCGAGGGGTTCCGCCGCGACGGCGCCCGGGCGGTGGGCCCGGGCGTGTTCGACATGAAGGGCGGGATCGTGGTGATGCTCTTCGGCCTCGTCGCCGCCAAGCGCGCGGGGCTGCTCGAGCGGGTGGCGGTGAGGGGCATCCTCGTCGCCGACGAGGAGGTGGGATCCCCCGAGTCGCAGCCCCTCACCCGCACCCACGCCCAGGGCGCGGCCTGCGCCCTCGGGTTCGAGTCGGGCCGTCCGGGCGACCTGCTCGTCACGCGGCGCAAGGGTGTCGGCTCGCTCCACGCCGAGGCGCGCGGCGTCGCCTCCCACGCCGGCAACGAGCACGACAAGGGTCGCAACGCGATCTGGTCGATCGCGCGCTTCGTCGACCGCGTGCAGGGGCTCACGGACTACGAGCGGGGCGTCACCGTGAGCGTGGGGCTCGTCTCCGGCGGCACGACCAAGAACACCGTCCCGGCCGAGGCGCGCTGCGACGTGGACCTCCGCTTCGAGACGGCCGCGGACGGGCTCGCGCTCGCCGAGGCCGCGGAGGCGATCGCGGCCGAGGCGGCGGTGCCCGGCACGACCCTCGCGCTCTCCCGCGGCGGGTGGCGCGATCCCCTCGAGCGGACGCAGGCCTCCTCCGCGCTCGCCAAGGAGTACGGCGACTGCCAGCGGGAGAGCGGCCTCGGGCTCGGCGAGGCGCCGCTCGTCGGCGGCGGCTCCGACGCTTGCACCACGGGGGCGGCCGGGATCCCGTCCATCGACGGGCTCGGCCCGCGCGGCAGGGGCTTCCACACCGCGGGCGAGGAGGTCGATCTCTCGACGCTCGTGCCGAAGGCCAGCGCGTTCCTGCGCTTCCTCGCGCGCCGCGGCGCCTGA
- the argC gene encoding N-acetyl-gamma-glutamyl-phosphate reductase, which yields MAPGKRYRAAVIGGSGYGGAEMIRRLLLHSDVELVRVASVDFVGEPLAAADPALEGVTDLVFEGIPPAEAARGVDVVLLGLPHTVAASKLPELAALPGLKVVDMSGDFRLKDAAAYERWYKHTHPCPERLRDFVYGLPELNREWIRAARFVASPGCFATTIELALLPLARAGLLEGVVHVQGITGSSGSGVAPSAGTHHPVRAGNLRTYKPLEHQHVPEIVETLAQAGARDLALRFVPVSAPLSRGILATCFLELPEEWTQERLDRLFRESYAGEPFVRVPRKRLPEVAAVSGSNYAEVGVAAGPPRAGRRTVTCFGATDNLVKGGAGQAIQNMNLMLGLDEKASLADPGPWPP from the coding sequence ATGGCACCGGGCAAGCGCTACCGGGCCGCCGTGATCGGCGGCTCGGGGTACGGCGGGGCGGAGATGATCCGCCGGCTCCTCCTCCACTCCGACGTGGAGCTCGTGCGCGTCGCCTCCGTGGACTTCGTCGGCGAGCCGCTGGCCGCCGCGGATCCCGCGCTGGAGGGCGTCACCGACCTCGTCTTCGAGGGGATCCCGCCCGCGGAGGCGGCGCGGGGCGTGGACGTCGTCCTGCTCGGGCTGCCGCACACGGTCGCGGCGTCCAAGCTCCCGGAGCTCGCGGCGCTCCCGGGCCTGAAGGTCGTGGACATGAGCGGCGACTTCCGCCTGAAGGACGCCGCCGCCTACGAGCGCTGGTACAAGCACACCCACCCCTGCCCGGAGCGGCTGCGCGACTTCGTGTACGGCCTCCCCGAGCTGAACCGGGAGTGGATCCGTGCCGCGCGGTTCGTCGCCTCGCCCGGCTGCTTCGCCACCACCATCGAGCTCGCGCTGCTGCCGCTCGCGCGGGCCGGGCTCCTCGAGGGCGTGGTCCACGTGCAGGGGATCACCGGGTCGTCGGGCTCGGGGGTCGCGCCGTCCGCGGGCACGCACCACCCGGTCCGCGCCGGCAACCTCCGCACCTACAAGCCGCTCGAGCACCAGCACGTGCCGGAGATCGTCGAGACGCTCGCCCAGGCCGGCGCGCGCGACCTGGCGCTGCGCTTCGTGCCGGTCTCCGCGCCGCTGTCGCGCGGCATCCTCGCCACCTGCTTCCTCGAGCTGCCGGAGGAGTGGACGCAGGAGCGGCTCGATCGGCTCTTCCGGGAGAGCTACGCGGGCGAGCCGTTCGTGCGCGTCCCGAGGAAGCGCCTGCCCGAGGTCGCGGCGGTCTCGGGCTCGAACTACGCCGAGGTGGGCGTCGCGGCGGGGCCGCCGCGCGCCGGGCGGCGCACCGTCACCTGCTTCGGCGCGACCGACAACCTCGTGAAGGGCGGGGCGGGGCAGGCGATCCAGAACATGAACCTCATGCTCGGGCTCGACGAGAAGGCCTCGCTCGCCGATCCCGGTCCGTGGCCGCCATGA
- the argB gene encoding acetylglutamate kinase, with amino-acid sequence MKTIVLKLGGELVHAPELDVIARDLRVLVDGFNRVAIVHGGGPQASALQKTLGLETRMVAGRRYTDAQTLEVMKYVVAGQLNVDLCGRLLANGVMGVGLHGASGHVVQARRRPPRVMKGAGPEPVDLGLVGDVLGFNLPLLGDLFERRYVPVIACLGCDAQGQALNINGDTVASQLAGALEADALVLVTSTPGVLRDVNDPSSRIPHITHAEFERMVADGTISGGMIPKLEESFAVLDSGAKSVVIVGKLGEGDLAHAVLNPGSAGTVLVG; translated from the coding sequence ATGAAGACCATCGTGCTGAAGCTGGGCGGGGAGCTCGTCCACGCCCCCGAGCTGGACGTCATCGCGCGCGACCTGCGCGTCCTCGTCGACGGCTTCAACCGCGTGGCCATCGTCCACGGCGGCGGGCCGCAGGCGTCCGCCCTGCAGAAGACCCTCGGCCTCGAGACGCGGATGGTCGCGGGCCGCCGCTACACCGACGCGCAGACGCTCGAGGTGATGAAGTACGTGGTCGCCGGCCAGCTCAACGTCGATCTGTGCGGGCGGCTGCTCGCGAACGGGGTCATGGGCGTCGGGCTCCACGGGGCGAGCGGCCACGTGGTCCAGGCCCGCCGGCGGCCGCCGCGGGTCATGAAGGGCGCCGGGCCCGAGCCGGTCGACCTCGGGCTCGTCGGCGACGTGCTCGGCTTCAACCTGCCGCTCCTCGGCGATCTCTTCGAGCGGCGCTACGTCCCGGTCATCGCCTGCCTCGGCTGCGACGCCCAGGGCCAGGCGCTGAACATCAACGGCGACACGGTCGCGAGCCAGCTCGCCGGCGCGCTCGAGGCGGACGCGCTCGTGCTCGTCACCTCCACCCCCGGCGTGCTGCGCGACGTGAACGACCCGTCCTCCCGCATCCCGCACATCACCCACGCGGAGTTCGAGCGGATGGTGGCGGACGGCACGATCTCGGGCGGGATGATCCCCAAGCTCGAGGAGTCGTTCGCGGTGCTCGACTCGGGCGCGAAGTCGGTGGTCATCGTCGGCAAGCTCGGCGAGGGCGATCTCGCCCACGCGGTGCTGAACCCCGGCAGCGCCGGGACCGTGCTGGTCGGCTGA